The following proteins come from a genomic window of Mycobacterium sp. DL:
- a CDS encoding DUF6188 family protein: MYTQWIENCVVQRVSVRDGLVLDLDDYNEIVISCPLLLTLPAVDPYPAEAVRIDPLKIATDERPLLNLAGAVCTQAWSGDDGGLHLRFSRGHSIDVDPDSEETAWELYGKRHGYMACLPRGRVRVVRHDLPDSDDANILNNAAQPSAGSARQTH; this comes from the coding sequence ATGTATACCCAATGGATCGAAAATTGTGTCGTGCAACGCGTCTCCGTGCGCGACGGCCTGGTCCTGGACCTGGACGACTACAACGAGATTGTCATCTCGTGCCCCTTGCTGCTGACACTGCCTGCGGTCGACCCGTATCCCGCAGAAGCGGTACGCATCGATCCACTCAAGATCGCGACTGACGAACGCCCGTTGTTGAACCTCGCCGGCGCGGTGTGCACTCAGGCCTGGTCCGGCGACGATGGAGGGCTACACCTGAGGTTCTCGCGTGGACACAGCATCGACGTCGACCCCGATTCCGAGGAAACGGCATGGGAGTTGTACGGCAAGCGCCACGGCTACATGGCATGCCTACCCCGGGGGCGGGTACGCGTGGTCCGCCACGACCTCCCCGACAGCGACGACGCCAACATCCTCAACAACGCCGCACAACCGTCGGCGGGGTCGGCGCGACAGACGCACTAA
- a CDS encoding LLM class flavin-dependent oxidoreductase, giving the protein MSTYGLSVLGADLKSLAQTAHAADAAGFDAVWASEFYSRSGSISMAAMANCTQNCRIGSSILYGVGRSPLVLATEARDLDELSNGRLVLGIGNGTKRMMSDWHGVPDTSAPALRMEELVMLLRRIWNLHEGPIHHEGRFYRMNLTPTGDVGPSSRPIPIVTAGVRPRMCEAAGRVADGLAGHPLFTTTYVEEIVRPAIARGAAHTGRDPNDVEIISMVMCAIHDDAEVARRELAQQIAFYSSVKSYETVLDVNGFASEGRTIREAFAQRDFPAMFAAVSEEMIDTMGVAGTAHEVREQLRRYDGVLDHIMLYSPSVGIAPERVQQNLDSIIRECSPASMSPGQSGPRSI; this is encoded by the coding sequence ATGAGCACCTACGGCCTGTCGGTTCTCGGCGCGGATTTGAAGTCACTGGCCCAGACCGCACACGCCGCCGATGCGGCCGGGTTCGACGCCGTATGGGCCTCGGAGTTCTACTCCCGGTCGGGTTCGATCTCCATGGCCGCGATGGCCAACTGCACACAGAACTGCCGGATCGGTTCCTCCATTCTCTACGGCGTCGGCCGAAGCCCCCTGGTGCTGGCCACCGAGGCGCGTGATCTCGACGAACTCTCCAACGGACGGCTGGTGCTGGGCATCGGCAACGGCACCAAGCGGATGATGAGCGACTGGCACGGCGTGCCCGACACCTCCGCGCCCGCGCTGCGGATGGAAGAACTCGTGATGCTGCTGCGCCGGATATGGAACCTGCATGAAGGCCCGATCCATCACGAGGGTCGTTTTTACAGAATGAATCTCACGCCGACCGGCGACGTGGGACCCTCCAGCCGGCCGATCCCGATCGTCACCGCCGGTGTCCGGCCTCGGATGTGCGAGGCGGCCGGGCGGGTGGCCGACGGGCTGGCCGGACATCCCCTGTTCACCACCACCTACGTCGAGGAGATCGTCCGGCCCGCTATCGCCAGGGGTGCCGCGCACACCGGCCGCGACCCCAATGACGTGGAAATCATTTCCATGGTGATGTGCGCCATCCACGACGACGCCGAGGTCGCCAGGCGCGAACTGGCGCAGCAGATTGCGTTCTACTCCTCGGTCAAATCCTACGAGACGGTACTTGATGTGAACGGCTTCGCCAGCGAAGGCCGAACCATCCGGGAAGCATTCGCCCAGCGCGATTTCCCGGCGATGTTCGCCGCGGTGTCCGAGGAGATGATCGACACCATGGGCGTCGCGGGGACGGCACACGAGGTCCGTGAACAGCTGAGACGCTACGACGGCGTCCTCGACCACATCATGCTGTATTCACCATCGGTTGGCATCGCTCCCGAGCGCGTGCAGCAAAACCTCGACAGCATCATTCGGGAATGCTCGCCCGCCTCGATGTCGCCAGGGCAGTCCGGTCCACGTTCAATCTGA
- a CDS encoding TetR family transcriptional regulator, with protein sequence MTLPLSRSHGKTRPLEAKSAGGRTRTAVAPASHSSTQRREAILDAALLVATSGGYEAVQMRSVAERAGIAVGTLYRHFPAKTNLLVAALSREFRRLDSADDWASGDGTPLERLERLTTHLHDRWQRDPWLTSAMTRAFAVADTRAAAELDCAAAEIQTLLARTLRGGEPTPADLHIAAIISDVWLANLVAFCGHRASAADTRERIDLATRRVVTSRARPAETA encoded by the coding sequence AACCCGACCGCTGGAGGCAAAATCAGCCGGCGGCCGGACGCGGACCGCTGTAGCGCCCGCCTCGCATTCATCCACCCAGCGCCGGGAAGCGATTCTGGACGCGGCCCTGCTCGTGGCCACGTCAGGTGGCTATGAGGCGGTTCAGATGCGGTCGGTCGCCGAGCGGGCCGGTATCGCCGTCGGCACGCTCTACCGCCACTTCCCGGCGAAGACCAACTTGTTGGTGGCGGCGCTATCGCGCGAGTTTCGCCGACTCGACTCGGCTGACGACTGGGCTAGCGGTGACGGCACGCCATTGGAACGGCTCGAACGTCTCACCACACACCTACATGACCGCTGGCAGCGCGATCCCTGGCTGACATCAGCCATGACACGAGCGTTCGCCGTTGCAGACACCCGGGCAGCCGCAGAACTAGACTGCGCCGCCGCCGAAATTCAGACCCTGCTGGCCCGCACGCTCAGGGGCGGCGAACCGACTCCAGCCGATTTACACATCGCCGCGATCATCTCCGACGTGTGGCTGGCCAACCTCGTGGCCTTTTGTGGCCACCGAGCGTCGGCCGCCGATACTCGCGAACGCATCGACCTGGCCACTCGGCGCGTGGTGACCAGCCGCGCACGACCCGCGGAAACCGCATAA